A genomic segment from Actinoplanes sichuanensis encodes:
- a CDS encoding M1 family metallopeptidase, with protein MLGRTFTVTAAVLAVVLGVPSASQAVPAPGSAGVGDVYYPEYGNGGYDVAHYDIRLRYHPDTDRLTGTTTILASATQDLSRFNLDFALATESVRVNNRTATFARQSDHELVVTPARTIAKGAPLTIVVEYDDIPSNVVAAGFTSWNRTPDGALAVNEPEIAWWWYPSNDHPTDKATFDVSVLVPDGVEAISNGTPTRWATPAFDGWSRWSWRQDKPQATYLTFLAIGDFDTYQDTSADGSPIVTAYNTRLDETTAAAAKSSVERSDEITDWLAGLFGPYPFGARGGVVTGAGDQGFALETQTRPVYDGRSFSRGSNNSLIVHELAHQWFGDSVSVGQWKDIWLNEGFASYAQWLWSEDQGEGTAEEIADYVYGTLYPADDPFWQVLPGDPGPGDLFDGAVYDRGALTLHHLRKLVGDEDFSAILRAWTDSRRYDAGTTPEFQALAERISGVDLDAFLQTWLYTPGRPDLGVSTLAVPAQPKSWPQIAAAHH; from the coding sequence TTGCTAGGCAGAACCTTCACCGTGACGGCGGCCGTACTGGCCGTCGTCCTCGGTGTCCCGTCCGCCTCCCAGGCCGTACCCGCGCCCGGGAGCGCCGGCGTCGGCGACGTCTACTACCCCGAATACGGCAACGGGGGATACGACGTCGCGCACTACGACATACGCCTGCGCTACCACCCCGACACCGACCGGCTGACCGGCACCACCACCATCCTGGCGTCGGCCACCCAGGACCTGTCCCGGTTCAACCTCGACTTCGCGCTGGCCACCGAGTCGGTGCGGGTCAACAACCGGACCGCCACCTTCGCCAGGCAGAGCGACCACGAGCTGGTCGTGACACCGGCCCGCACGATCGCGAAAGGCGCTCCGCTGACGATCGTGGTCGAGTACGACGACATCCCGTCGAACGTCGTCGCCGCCGGTTTCACCTCGTGGAACCGCACCCCGGACGGTGCGCTGGCCGTCAACGAGCCGGAGATCGCCTGGTGGTGGTACCCGAGCAACGACCACCCGACCGACAAGGCCACCTTCGACGTGTCGGTGCTCGTGCCGGACGGCGTGGAGGCGATCTCCAACGGCACCCCGACGCGCTGGGCGACGCCCGCCTTCGACGGGTGGAGCCGCTGGTCGTGGCGGCAGGACAAGCCGCAGGCCACCTACCTGACGTTCCTCGCGATCGGTGACTTCGACACCTACCAGGACACGTCGGCCGACGGCAGCCCGATCGTCACGGCGTACAACACCCGCCTCGACGAGACGACGGCCGCAGCCGCGAAGAGCAGCGTCGAGCGGTCCGACGAGATCACCGACTGGCTGGCCGGGCTCTTCGGCCCATACCCGTTCGGCGCGCGCGGCGGCGTGGTCACCGGCGCCGGAGATCAGGGCTTCGCCCTGGAGACCCAGACCCGGCCGGTGTACGACGGACGCTCCTTCAGCCGGGGCTCGAACAACTCGCTGATCGTCCACGAACTGGCACATCAGTGGTTCGGCGACTCGGTCTCGGTCGGTCAGTGGAAGGACATCTGGCTCAACGAGGGCTTCGCGTCGTACGCCCAGTGGCTCTGGTCCGAGGACCAGGGTGAGGGGACCGCCGAGGAGATCGCCGACTACGTCTACGGCACGCTGTATCCGGCCGACGACCCGTTCTGGCAGGTGCTGCCGGGTGACCCGGGCCCGGGCGACCTGTTCGACGGCGCCGTCTACGACCGTGGTGCGCTGACCCTGCATCACCTGCGCAAACTGGTCGGCGACGAGGACTTCTCGGCGATCCTGCGAGCGTGGACGGACAGCCGGCGCTACGACGCCGGCACCACGCCCGAGTTCCAGGCGCTCGCGGAACGGATCTCCGGAGTCGATCTGGACGCGTTCCTGCAGACGTGGCTGTACACGCCGGGTCGCCCCGACCTGGGGGTGAGCACTCTGGCCGTACCCGCGCAGCCGAAGTCCTGGCCGCAGATCGCAGCCGCACACCACTGA